CGAGGATTAAAAAGTGCGTTAACGATTGCTCTTTCTTATGCTTTCGGAGGAATGGTTCCTTTATTGCCATATTTCTTTATGCCGACGCCTAAAGAAGCACTAGGTGTTTCTGTGATTCTAACATTAATTGTATTGTTTATTTTCGGTTTCATAAAAGGAAAGTTTACGGGTGCAAAAATGTGGAAAAGTGGAATTGAAACTATGCTTGTAGGTGGGCTTGCGGCTGGTGCTGCCTTTTTCCTAGCATCGATACTCTCTTAAGTCCCTTGACAAATTCGTCTTTTTTTAAAATAATAGCAAGTAAGTTAATAAAATTGCGAGGAAAGGGCCAAGTAAATAATAGACATAGAATGTTAGAGAGGAAACTCATCGGCTGAAAGGTTTCTCATTCTACTATTTTTGAACCTACCCTAGAGCAAGTTAAGGAAACTTAACCGTATGTCTACGTTACAGACATAAGAGTGGATGTTTTTACATCAACAAAGGTGGTACCGCGGAGTATAAAGTCTTCCGTCCTTTTTAGAAGGATGGCAAGGCTTTTTTTATTTTATAAAAAGGGAATGATGATGATTTTAAAACGACGGATTGTAGTTAAAATAGGAAGTAGTTCATTGACAACGCCACAAGGTGAATTAAGTAAAGAAAAAATAACAGAGCATGTGAAAGCTATAGCGAAGTTAAGAGAATATGGGCATGAAGTAGTCCTTATTTCATCAGGGGCAGTTGCTGCTGGTTTTGGGGAACTTGGATATCTGAATAGACCTGTGACTATTTCAGGAAGACAATCTGCTGCTGCCGTTGGGCAAGGATTATTAATACAAGCATATGCGGAAAAGTTTCGCTCTTTCCATATTGTCGTAGGACAATTACTCGTAACGAGAGATGATTTTGCCGATAAAAAACGGTATTCTCATATTCATCAAACATTATCAGAGCTTCTTAGTCGCGGAGCTATTCCGATTATTAATGAAAATGATTGTGTTTCCATCGACGAATTAACGTTTGGAGATAATGATATGTTATCCAGTTTAGTTGCGGGATTAATTCATGCAGACTTTTTAGTCATTTTAACCGATATTAATGGCATTTATGACGGAGATCCACGTAAAAATGAACAAGCGAAAAAATATCACTTTTTACCTCGGATTACAAAACAATTAGAACAACAAGCTTCCGGTGCTGGAAGTAAAGTCGGTACTGGTGGAATGCGATCAAAAATTGAAGCCGCTAAAACGGCTCTTTCCCTTGGTGTGAATTTATTTATTGGACGCGGGGAAGGGGAAAATAAGCTAGTAGATATTTTACTCGGTAAAGGAGATGGCACATATATCGGGTATCCGAATCAAACATCAATTACGAATAAAAAGCAATGGATTTCGTTACATTCGGTCGTTTCTGGGCAAGTAGTGATTGACAAAGGTGCAGAAGAAGCGATTCTTGGACATGGGAAAAGTTTATTACCTGCAGGAATTATCCAAGTAGATGGTGATTTTCTTGCTGGTGAAGTTGTCGAAATTATCAATCAAAAAGGGGAAGTAATCGGAAAAGGAGAAGTTCATTATTCTTCCACCGAATTAAATATGATTAAAGGATTAAAAAGTGAAGAAGCGAAAAGTATGACAAATCGTACGGAAACAGTCGCAATCCACCGGGATGGATTAATTATTTTGAAAGGGGAATGAATATGGGAGAATTACTGACAAAAGCAAAAAAATTAAAAGATGTGACGCAACAGCTTGCTGTATTAACTACAGAACAAAAAAATGAAGCATTACAAGCGATTGCCGATGAATTAAGAAACGAAAAAGCATTGATTTTAACAGAA
The genomic region above belongs to Massilibacterium senegalense and contains:
- the proB gene encoding glutamate 5-kinase, yielding MARLFLFYKKGMMMILKRRIVVKIGSSSLTTPQGELSKEKITEHVKAIAKLREYGHEVVLISSGAVAAGFGELGYLNRPVTISGRQSAAAVGQGLLIQAYAEKFRSFHIVVGQLLVTRDDFADKKRYSHIHQTLSELLSRGAIPIINENDCVSIDELTFGDNDMLSSLVAGLIHADFLVILTDINGIYDGDPRKNEQAKKYHFLPRITKQLEQQASGAGSKVGTGGMRSKIEAAKTALSLGVNLFIGRGEGENKLVDILLGKGDGTYIGYPNQTSITNKKQWISLHSVVSGQVVIDKGAEEAILGHGKSLLPAGIIQVDGDFLAGEVVEIINQKGEVIGKGEVHYSSTELNMIKGLKSEEAKSMTNRTETVAIHRDGLIILKGE